In Plasmodium falciparum 3D7 genome assembly, chromosome: 8, the following proteins share a genomic window:
- a CDS encoding adenylyl cyclase beta, translating to MLKNIFSEYLKSYDNKDENYERINNLSRNYSCDYTSDWRWFSIKCERFLENELYKKYNKEEREKKKKNKNIIKENENLAIFRSFFPKILLNIYSKCENPAQFFSNLVIQKFNSVVFFCDASGFSNLAEQLDKRINGTELLGNCLNKFFNILIKIIDYWGGDIIKFSGDAVLVIWPLHNVLKNKKKKKKKNGTQNNDSDDEHVNLKDNKTSHDRYNLDKHIDMEKHKTNFENFNLSNNHNNIHNIYNNDDDDYGDHQNEVYDNIKNYNLKNNKISKSNIAQANNSDDNYPSDYNKKKKNQNAVEIRKICLLALGCCMDIHKLLNKFPTPIENKYLKVHIAITYGKVSFLQIGNVLRKREYLLSGKPLEEIGAGESLAKNGESVLSYSFYKNIKDKVMVQGTCKKNFFLFVKMKEEIDMKKLKKNYEEEEEEQQQNEREEQNEREEQNEREEQNEREEQNEREEQNEREEQNEREEQNEREEQNKTEEQNKTEEQNKTEEQNKTEEQNKTEEQNKTEEQNKEGQLPNLLVDNRSVVKEEENISKNNIKDNKRRNSLEDKIKKRFTLLSTDKQSRQSTIIYENFDLLLKTFIPDIVYRKLSLGCNIFFNEIRKVTIIFVSVKDIDASTMTGVHSAHGIMKLTQKAVFTMEGTINKFILDDKGILILIMFGLPPLYHCDDTIRALLTCFRLIDALKSLKLNGSIGISTGKIWCGIIGNKIRKEYTALGDSVNVAARLCFKAGNKEIYVDENTYNNCKHFISFQKLISIKVKGKNKLIKIYSPIGTINKKSIDYVYDNTSNDNNYFTDEELLVNNQNNKKNNNILLNKEETIKNVHENLYTNIDLSIIQNKLIKTNYQQIFDFSFLNNNFLFIYYKSFFKNKIYHLFKEKNSFYYLQNLDTNNYKIITTTTFPNYSLNKNIEQINNNHLIIKKDMDKQYVNNHQNLNHTIKQNQFILHKDGNHINSYDDFHGKSHSPSKSFSSINNTYNNLLTYDMIYSLSRFNKIKTSLHVDYKSYTGPFLLHEYYDPFHFKFKELSRIGGVLFVEGNENLGIFEFIKLITNGLYNFKLFNVSNMPNSLYINITNPLLPWKILCNDILNTWKLSHMRKKNLLLNKNDNFNMLREITHPSYHWFFKSMIHVIDDLDIPFFKTKKKKKKKEKEKEKEYYNHKHKNYSYQTNKYIHNHTNKKNEHNLIQNKINTNTQTQNASNNSNNNIFCQKISTFLEYFFHNSRREKKKNKKKSKEKIKKKKKTLQDGKHIGNTNDMDAIYNGPSDVSHGSTWDKQCNNDDDDDDIHDDNHDDNHDDDDIHDDNHDDDDIHDDNHDGDDIHDDNHDGDDIHDDFHDDDDIHDDIHHDDNIHDDDNYNTPVRKHNVKKNKLTNKHEPSYPKHTATGDVSSSSHAYSRNDIQTKMKNELKENRIGIISSMIYYFTLHENMFIIFNYRSGTSLNINIEDDAWKISNNIAKLAMLKRKKISKHLQKNLKDWRKNHSRKCDFCKGNFMNTTYVNNVHENNKCADNIYGNITNLNNIYGDNTNDSFLHNNDDDDNMYNSDKQNRLSFKKNINDFLDDHMRAQSIDHVDKNIISQIHNDINNDTNTNNIYNINDMYNEENSHYSQNINITNDNNNNNNKKNSSSSNNNNNNNDISAFSLKQQKLYQAHEIILMDENNDSSSKKSSSATLINNSEINSQIYNNENIIHNTNKQENINVLQLFKEEKDIVNNTNKIKEQKMFYKTLCPNIKDNILLYIAQQKMNEQNNNYQMNKNQNSKNNYLNDNIQNQINHLVKDNMDKHIYNNNNNNNNDNVYQNKSPLCNPFFMHKHKPLIFLFINGMKNNSNIKQLKKIKKYAQQCEASIELKPFNKYDLYEFVSLCLNIHKDKISTQLIEYLNKTCFGIPKFVQYTLFYLLTNHYIELYKYEKDKNDKHNYENNDELHPSVDARKNNEKNNEKNNEKNNEKNNEKNNEQNNEKNNEQNNEKNNEQNNEKNNEKNNEQKNEQKNQQKNQQNNEQTNQQNNQHNNDEIFFLKEQKYEKDSSSTNPAKINHPNDITCANQFNQINNINQNYDKNNYINHFSKQIISVQNETVKSSVFPSNSTTSCNDNSNNDDINYEYDLVVVKDLNEAPLVPRLTAYCMSLIDSLNQEEQLLAKLCSFFNNTFNIKKMECIYPKYISRCELKKIIVKLVEKNVFCLYEDPNKKSVTLPKDNVNSIHNINFVYRDMYNKINSFLEKKSKHHSLFGKHKNVPDEEIYFCITNFSLKKVLNDLLENEEKEYIKKIYKKYIES from the exons atgttaaaaaatatatttagcGAGTATTTAAAATCGTATGATAACAAAGACGAGAACTATGAGCGTATAAATAACCTGAGCAGAAATTATTca tGTGACTATACTTCTGATTGGAGATGGTTTAGTATAAAATGCGAACGGTTTTtagaaaatgaattatataagaaatataataaagaagaaagagaaaaaaagaagaaaaataaaaatatcataaaagaaaatgagaACCTTGCAATATTTAGGTCCTTCTTTCCCAAAATTttgttaaatatttatagcaAATGTGAAAACCCGGCACAGTTTTTCTCAAATCTTGTTATTCAGAAGTTTAACTCGGTTGTG TTTTTCTGTGACGCCAGCGGATTTTCTAACCTCGCTGAACAACTCGACAAACGAATTAATGGTACGGAATTATTAGGAAATTGCTTAAACAAGTTTTTCAATATTCtcattaaaattatagaTTACTGGGGAGGAGATATAATTAAGTTCAGTGGAGACGCCGTTCTTGTTATATGGCCTCTTCACAATGttctaaaaaataagaagaaaaaaaaaaaaaaaaatggcaCGCAAAATAATGATAGTGATGATGAACATGTTAACcttaaagataataaaacatCACATGATAGGTATAATTTAGATAAACATATAGATATGGAAAAACATAAAACaaattttgaaaattttaatttaagtaataatcataataatattcataatatctataataatgatgatgatgattatgGTGATCACCAAAATGAAGtgtatgataatattaaaaattataatctaaaaaataataaaattagtaAATCGAATATTGCTCAAGCAAATAACTCAGATGATAACTACCCTTcagattataataaaaaaaaaaaaaatcaaaacgCAGTAGAAATACGAAAAATATGTCTCCTAGCCTTAGGGTGTTGTATGGATATAcacaaattattaaataaattccCAACACccatagaaaataaatatttaaaagtaCATATTGCTATCACATATGGGAAGGTCAGCTTCTTACAAATTGGAAATGTCTTAAGGAAAAGAGAATATCTCTTATCAGGAAAACCGTTAGAAGAAATAGGTGCAGGTGAGTCCCTAGCAAAAAACGGGGAAAGTGTGCTCTCCTactctttttataaaaatattaaagacAAAGTTATGGTTCAAGGGACATGCAAAAAGAACTTTTTCTTATTTGTAAAGATGAAGGAGGAAATTGATATGAAGaagttgaaaaaaaattatgaagaggaagaagaagaacaacaacaaaatgaaagggaggaacaaaatgaaagggaggaacaaaatgaaagggaggaacaaaatgaaagggaggaacaaaatgaaagggaggaacaaaatgaaagggaggaacaaaatgaaagggaggaacaaaatgaaagggaggaacaaaataaaacggaggaacaaaataaaacggaggaacaaaataaaacggaggaacaaaataaaacggaggaacaaaataaaacggaggaacaaaataaaacagaggaacaaaataaagaaggACAGTTACCTAATTTATTAGTAGATAATAGAAGTGTAGTAAAGGAAGAGGAGAATATTAgtaaaaacaatataaaagataataaaagaagaaatagtttagaagataaaataaagaagcgATTTACATTGTTAAGTACAGATAAGCAATCTAGACAGTctactattatatatgaaaattttgatcttttattaaaaacattTATACCAGATATTGTATATAGAAAATTATCTTTAggatgtaatatattttttaatgaaattaGAAAAGTAACAATCATTTTTGTATCTGTTAAGGATATTGATGCATCTACTATGACAGGTGTTCATTCAGCACATGGTATAATGAAACTAACACAGAAAGCTGTTTTTACAATGGAAGGaactataaataaatttatattagaTGACAAaggtatattaatattaattatgttTGGATTACCACCATTATATCATTGTGACGATACAATAAGAGCTTTGCTTACTTGCTTTAGATTAATAGATGCTTTGAAatctttaaaattaaatgggAGTATAGGTATATCTACTGGGAAAATATGGTGTGGTATTATaggtaataaaataagaaaagaatATACAGCTCTTGGAGATTCAGTAAATGTAGCTGCTAGATTATGTTTTAAAGCAggaaataaagaaatttatGTTGATGAAAATacttataataattgtaaacattttatatctttCCAAAAATTAATATCTATAAAAgttaaaggaaaaaataaactcatcaaaatatattcacCTATAGGtactattaataaaaaatccaTAGATTATGTTTATGATAATACAtctaatgataataattattttacggatgaagaattattagttaataatcaaaataataaaaaaaataataatatattattaaacaaagaagaaacaataaaaaatgttcatGAGAATTTATATACCAATATAGATCTATCcattatacaaaataaactAATCAAAACAAATTATCAACaaatttttgatttttcatttttaaataataatttcttattcatatattataaatccttctttaaaaataaaatatatcacctgttcaaagaaaaaaattcctTCTATTATTTACAAAACCTTGATACAAATAATTACAAAATTATAACCACAACAACTTTTCCTAATTACTCTCTCAACAAAAATATCGAACAAATCAATAATAATCATCtcattattaaaaaggaCATGGATAAacaatatgtaaataatcaTCAAAATTTAAATCATACCATAAAACAAAATCAATTCATATTACACAAAGATggaaatcatataaatagcTATGATGATTTTCACGGGAAATCACATTCACCATCAAAATCATTTTcaagtataaataatacatataacaaTCTATTAACATACGATATGATTTATAGCTTATCtagatttaataaaataaaaacatcaTTACATGTCGATTATAAAAGTTATACAGgtccttttttattacatgaATATTATGATCCATTTCATTTTAAATTCAAAGAACTTTCGCGTATAGGTGGTGTATTATTTGTTGAAGGGAATGAAAATTTAGGAATTtttgaatttataaaattaattactaacggattatataatttcaaaTTATTCAATGTTAGTAATATGCCAAactcattatatattaatataacaaatcCATTATTACCATGGAAAATTTTATGTAACGATATATTAAACACTTGGAAACTTTCAcatatgagaaaaaaaaatctactcctaaataaaaatgataacttCAATATGTTAAGAGAAATCACACACCCATCTTATCATTGGTTTTTTAAATCTATGATACATGTAATCGATGATTTAGATAtacctttttttaaaacaaaaaaaaaaaaaaaaaaaaaagaaaaagaaaaggaaaaagaatattataatcataaacataaaaattatagcTACCAAACtaacaaatatattcacAACCAtaccaataaaaaaaatgaacacaatttaattcaaaataaaataaatacaaacacGCAAACACAAAATGCTTCAAACAACTCCAACAACAATATTTTTTGTCAAAAAATATCCACATTTTTAGAATATTTCTTTCATAACTCCAGAcgagaaaaaaagaaaaacaaaaaaaagagcaaagagaaaattaaaaaaaaaaaaaaaactctCCAAGATGGTAAGCACATCGGTAATACGAATGATATGGATGCAATATATAACGGCCCTTCGGATGTGTCACATGGCAGCACTTGGGATAAGCAATGTAATAATGAcgacgatgatgatgatattcATGATGATAATCATGATGATAAtcatgatgatgatgatatcCATGATGATAAtcatgatgatgatgatatcCATGATGATAATCATGATGGTGATGATATCCATGATGATAATCATGATGGTGATGATATCCATGACGATTTTcacgatgatgatgatatcCATGATGATATTCACCATGATGACAATATtcatgatgatgataattataatactcCTGTGAGGAAACACAATGTCAAGAAAAATAAACTAACAAACAAACATGAACCCTCATACCCCAAACATACAGCAACAGGTGATGTAAGCTCCTCTTCTCATGCATATTCAAGAAACGATATACAAaccaaaatgaaaaatgaacTAAAAGAAAACAGAATAGGTATTATAAGTTCcatgatttattattttacattacatgaaaatatgtttattatatttaattacaGATCAGGTACTTCCTTAAATATTAACATTGAAGATGATGCTTGGaaaatatcaaataatattgCTAAGTTAGCTATgcttaaaagaaaaaaaatatccaaacatttacaaaaaaatctAAAGGATTGGAGAAAAAATCATTCGAGGAAGTGTGATTTCTGCAAAGGTAATTTTATGAACACCACATATGTGAATAATGTACATGAGAATAATAAATGTGCAGACaatatatatggaaatatCACAAATCTAAACAATATTTATGGggataatacaaatgattCATTTTTACACAacaatgatgatgatgataatatgtaCAACTCTGATAAACAAAATAGATTATCtttcaaaaaaaacataaatgaTTTCTTAGACGATCATATGAGAGCACAAAGTATTGATCATgtggataaaaatattatttcacAAATACATAATgacataaataatgatacaaatacaaacaatatatataatatcaatgATATGTATAATGAGGAGAATTCTCATTATTCACAAAATATTAACATaacaaatgataataataataataataataaaaaaaatagtagtagtagtaataataataataataacaatgataTATCTGCTTTTTCTTTAAAacaacaaaaattatatcaaGCTCATGAAATTATTCTTATGGACGAAAATAATGATTCCTCATCAAAGAAAAGTAGTTCAGCaacattaataaataatagcGAAATAAATTCACAAATTTATaacaatgaaaatattatacacaatacaaacaaacaagaaaatataaatgttttacaattatttaaagaagaaaaagatattGTAAATAACACCAACAAAattaaagaacaaaaaatgtTCTACAAAACTTTATGTCCAAATATtaaagataatattttattatatatagctcaacaaaaaatgaacgaacaaaataataattatcaaatgaataaaaatcaaAACAGCAAAAATAACTATTTAAATGATAACATACAAAATCAAATCAATCATCTCGTTAAAGATAATATGGATAAacacatttataataataataataataataataatgacaatgTTTATCAAAATAAATCACCCTTATGTAACCCTTTTTTTATGCACAAACATAAACCTCTTATCTTTCTATTTATTAATggaatgaaaaataatagtaatataaaacaattaaaaaaaatcaaaaaatatgCACAACAATGTGAAGCCTCTATAGAATTAAAACCCTTCAATAAATATGATCTATACGAATTTGTTAGTCTATGcctaaatatacataaagataaaataagTACACAACTCATTGAATATCTAAATAAAACTTGTTTTGGAATCCCTAAATTTGTACAATatactttattttatcttcttACTAATCATTATATagaattatacaaatatgaaaaagacAAAAATGATAAACATAATTATGAAAACAATGATGAGCTCCATCCGTCTGTCGACGCAAGGAAGAATAATGAGAAGAATAATGAGAAGAATAATGAGAAGAATAATGAGAAGAATAATGAGAAGAATAATGAACAGAATAATGAGAAGAATAATGAACAGAATAATGAGAAGAATAATGAACAGAATAATGAGAAGAATAATGAGAAGAATAATGAACAGAAGAATGAACAGAAAAATCAACAGAAAAATCAACAGAATAATGAACAGACCAATCAACAGAACAATcaacataataatgatgaaatattctttttgaaagaacaaaaatatgaaaaagattCATCCAGCACAAATCCCGCAAAAATTAATCATCCTAATGATATAACATGCGCAAACCAATttaatcaaataaataatataaatcaaaattatgacaaaaataattatattaatcatTTCAGTAAACAAATCATCTCAGTACAAAACGAAACAGTAAAATCTTCAGTATTCCCATCAAATAGCACAACCTCTTGCAAtgataattcaaataatgatgatataaattatgaatatgATCTTGTGGTAGTCAAGGATTTAAATGAAGCACCGCTAGTTCCTCGatta acaGCCTATTGCATGTCCCTAATCGATAGCCTAAACCAAGAAGAACAGCTGTTGGCTAAGCTTTGCTCCTTctttaataatacatttaacattaaaaaaatggaatGTATATATCCTAAGTATATTTCAAGGTGtgagttaaaaaaaattattgtaaAGTTGGTGGAGAAGAATGTCTTTTGTTTATATGAAGATCCGAACAAGAAATCTGTTACTCTTCCCAAAGATAACGTTAATTCTATACATAACATTAATTTCGTATATAGagatatgtataataaaataaatagttTCCTTGAGAAGAAAAGTAAACATCACTCCCTATTTGGTAAACACAAAAATGTACCTGATGAGGAAATATATTTCTGCATAACAAATTTTTCGTTAAAAAAG
- a CDS encoding inositol 5-phosphatase, putative has protein sequence MYARSLTCFRVYKIYSNKDGIFVIGINKKENVYQVTELKRRSKEIEIVDHFKLYMKRDYCNYIIRKRLEYICKCEGIFGCIRFLNYPYLYVLIKKEKVGILFDEHKIYNVKNILLIPFVEDIFDNYNEENELIDLFYNNTNHKYIYFSYTYNLTYSVQENYFIQKNYLKGGNVKYKNNPYMWNSYHSKYFIKQNIFLCLSIINGYFIQSKFLCSGKIIDISLVGRRSNKYAGTRFRKRGLNSYGYSANDVESEIILFEKNNSHVILSYTQLRGSVPIFWNQQVNYKILKKPQINFLKTDINYSCTQKHFQRLYEKYGYPITVVNLLSKKKYSDEQKLSYHYKESIDRLNKYIPKKIHIIYKHVDLRKAYKIGIKYTQYILKMLYNFSLHTIGFFYMNNKKVILIQTGVLRFNCVDCLDRTNAAQLFLNIYMFMKFIKLIKLIKKNDLSVQNISHISKLYEELGDAISKQYAGSTAHKKYTPGQHSNFFIQSKELFTSLKRYYISSFNDLEKQKSINLFLGVTHNKLHCINNSHDLDTFAHNKYFKDNGKNIFWWVLPLDKFYYKAQTLLNLKHHDIIIKQKKKRKKRYIELKMKKMKKIKKLKKLKKFKTMKKFKTMKKFMYTYNNSTTTNRKISASKYKQREKKILSDVHMLEELYRNYRRGEESKRMLKIRRTKNILRNRKDVKSKHINKKQDFISKMYDNLKFYKCFSNTNIFKHMYNFNNAEQLFLEKTGISLKNNLFFERMNYLFNMRRVGNSNERCDNNNRCDNNNRCDNNNRCDGDKSKYGVVLHNNIEMNPRSFILFFKYMSHICNFYNVYKNNFHYFFKNRNIFRYRIWRLISCYNYLNYLKIYFNIFFLLYYSICNKYNIKLIYMNHVKELIYFTKSYNCKDLQKKSDQNKKTKKYFTNYNNHINNHVIINPSSFEKDVKHIVSNFQRYKNIPMLIDYYINYFQINYIPYNYMLINISSVLCDVNMKDNMKKKLTKDGIKKKIINNNNMNQREHSFYHGKTHTCSISPLDYDDDDDNMLNRCSSISEAYNIVTKDDQRININMLNEEKNGNSHMCGNYVKKKNTSDNSFDNNSNLIIYRNEKKKKIKGSSIYYKCYIYKRYEKEKKDEKYKRDKNYNISQLPYIYSPFYFNTKIIKFLLFVYSTYCCNEINKYNNIYNKNDKLYTYPADFYNHCNNSYNQIKKMIDMDNELIKRDGNNMQSSNKLYYYNIVFFLKKLFVTKSVDLYFIELYLSYIYKTNYYKEFDVYFYQNIKYPFYNNMKNKKSEEKLFLNNYDSFENIHKKKKEVSRIHKKIYNEVKNNYNNLSRKYVYIKKFETHYSQEMNSYKKRDQQIKRFFKNKITSFNNQMKNYNILFNNFKHYIKENEKYKQNSNYVHDHLDNFNVLKDKIENSMNYHQYCHPVGRKIFTT, from the coding sequence ATGTATGCGAGAAGCTTAACATGTTTTCGAGTCTATAAGATTTACTCAAATAAGGATGGTATATTTGTGATAGGGataaataagaaagaaaatGTGTACCAGGTGACCGAGTTAAAGAGACGGAGCAAAGAAATTGAGATTGTAGATCActtcaaattatatatgaagagagattattgtaattatataataagaaagagattagaatatatatgtaaatgtgAAGGTATTTTTGGATGTATAcgttttttaaattatccttatttatatgtattaattaagaaagaaaaagtaggtatattatttgatgagcataaaatatataatgtaaaaaatatattgttaatTCCTTTTGTTGAAGATATctttgataattataatgaagaaaatgaattaattgatttattttataataatacaaatcataaatatatttatttttcatatacatataatttaacGTATAGTGTTcaagaaaattattttattcaaaaaaattatttgaaaggaggaaatgtaaaatataagaataatcCATATATGTGGAATTCTTATCAtagtaaatattttattaaacagaatatttttttatgcttATCTATTATTAATGGTTATTTTATTCAATCAAAATTTCTGTGCTCAGGTAAAATTATTGACATAAGTTTAGTAGGTCGACGAAGTAATAAATATGCAGGTACACGATTTAGGAAAAGAGGTTTAAATTCTTATGGATATTCAGCAAATGATGTGGAGTcagaaattattttatttgaaaaaaataattctcaTGTTATTTTATCCTATACACAATTAAGAGGTTCTGTTCCTATATTTTGGAACCAACAagttaattataaaatattaaagaaaccacaaattaattttttaaaaacagaTATTAATTATTCTTGTACACAGAAACATTTTCAAcgattatatgaaaaatatggttATCCTATTACGGTTGTAAATTTattaagtaaaaaaaaatatagtgaTGAACAGAAATTATCATATCATTATAAAGAATCTATTGATAGacttaataaatacatacctaaaaaaatacatattatatataaacatgtaGATTTAAGAAAAGCATATAAAATAGGTATTAAATATacacaatatattttaaaaatgttatataatttttctttacatACTATTGGtttcttttatatgaataataaaaaagttatTCTTATACAAACAGGTGTGCTCAGATTTAATTGTGTCGATTGTTTAGACAGAACAAATGCTGCCCAACTCTTTTTgaacatttatatgtttatgaaatttattaaacttattaaattaataaaaaaaaatgatttatctgtacaaaatatttcacatatatcaaaattatatgaagaatTAGGTGATGCTATATCTAAACAATATGCAGGATCAACAGCacacaaaaaatatactCCTGGTCAACAttccaatttttttattcaatcaaaagaattatttacatccttaaaaagatattatattagTTCTTTTAATGATTTAGAAAAGCAAAAATCGATAAACCTTTTTCTAGGTGTTACACATAATAAATTACattgtataaataattcCCATGATCTTGATACCTTTgctcataataaatatttcaagGATAATgggaaaaatattttctggTGGGTTCTTCCCTTGgataaattttattacaaGGCCCAAACGTTATTGAATTTGAAGCAccatgatattattataaaacaaaaaaaaaaaagaaagaaaagatatatcgaattaaaaatgaaaaaaatgaaaaaaataaaaaaattgaaaaaattgaaaaaattcaaaacaatgaaaaaattcaaaacaatgaaaaaatttatgtatacatataataatagtactACTACTAACCGTAAAATATCTGCatctaaatataaacaaagagaaaaaaaaatactttcAGATGTTCATATGTTAGAAGAATTATATAGAAATTACAGAAGAGGAGAAGAATCAAAAAGGATGCTTAAAATTAGAAGGACAAAAAACATTTTAAGAAATAGGAAGGATGTAAAAagtaaacatataaacaaaaaacaaGATTTTATATCCAAGATGTATGATAATTTAAAGTTCTACAAATGTTTTAGTAATAcgaatatatttaaacatatgtataattttaataatgcGGAGCAGTTGTTTTTGGAAAAAACGGGTATTTCtttgaaaaataatttgttCTTTGAGCGtatgaattatttatttaatatgcgTCGTGTAGGGAATTCAAACGAAAgatgtgataataataacagatgtgataataataacagatgtgataataataacagaTGTGATGGTGATAAATCGAAATATGGAGTTgtattacataataatatagaaatgaATCCACGTTCTTTCATTCTTTTCTTCAAGTATATGTCccatatatgtaatttttataatgtatataaaaataatttccattatttttttaaaaatagaaatatatttagataTAGAATATGGAGACTTATTTcttgttataattatttaaattatttaaaaatatatttcaatatattttttcttttatattatagtatttgtaataaatataatataaaactcATATATATGAATCATGTAAAAGAATTGATATATTTTACCAAATCATATAATTGTAAagatttacaaaaaaaatctgatcaaaataaaaagacaaaaaaatattttacaaattataataaccaTATTAATAACCATGTTATAATAAATCCGTCTAGTTTTGAAAAAGATGTAAAACACATTGTATCTAATTTTCagagatataaaaatatcccCATGTTAAtagattattatattaactattttcaaataaattatattccttataattatatgttgaTTAATATATCATCTGTTTTGTGTGATGTAAACATGAaggataatatgaaaaagaaactAACAAAAGatggaataaaaaaaaaaattataaacaataataatatgaatcaaCGTGAACATAGTTTTTATCATGGTAAAACTCATACTTGTTCAATATCCCCTTTAGATTATGACGACGATGACGACAATATGTTAAATAGATGTAGTAGTATATCCGAGGCATATAATATTGTAACTAAGGATGACcaaagaataaatattaacatgttaaatgaagaaaaaaatggaaattcTCATATGTGTGGaaattatgtaaaaaagaaaaatacatCGGATAATtcttttgataataatagtaatttaattatttatagaaatgaaaaaaaaaaaaaaattaaaggttcctctatttattataagtgttatatatataaaagatatgaaaaagaaaaaaaagatgaaaaatataaaagagataagaattataatatttctcaacttccatatatatatagtccattttattttaatacaaaaattataaagtttcttttgtttgtttattcAACATATTGTTGTAATGagattaataaatataataatatttataataaaaatgataaattatatacatatcctgctgatttttataatcattgtAACAACTCATATaatcaaattaaaaaaatgatagaTATGGATAATGAACTTATTAAAAGAGATGGAAATAATATGCAGAGttctaataaattatattattataacattgttttttttttaaaaaaattatttgtaaCTAAATCTGtagatttatattttattgaattatatttatcatatatatataaaacaaattattataaagaatttgatgtttatttttatcaaaacataaaatatcctttttataataatatgaaaaataaaaaatctgAAGAAAAACTTTtcttaaataattatgattcgTTTGAAAATATccacaagaaaaaaaaagaagtttcacgtatacataaaaaaatatataatgaagtaaaaaataattataataatttatctaggaaatatgtatatataaaaaaatttgaaaCACATTACTCTCAAGAAAtgaattcatataaaaaaagagatCAACAAATCAAAAGgttctttaaaaataaaattacctcttttaataatcaaatgaagaattataatatcctttttaataattttaaacattatattaaagaaaatgaaaaatataaacaaaacaGTAACTACGTCCACGACCATCTTGATAATTTTAATGTCTTGAAGGATAAAATAGAAAACTCCATGAATTATCATCAATATTGTCATCCGGTGGGGAGGAAAATATTTACAACATAA